The DNA segment TGTTCGGCGTATGCGCTTtctgattttcttttaagtGCCGTCTGAATCTCTTGCCTTTGtcttttcgtcttcttgGGGGAAGAGCTCTCTTTAACATCCGATTTTTTCACACCCATTTGTTGAAGTTGTCTATGTTGAGCAaattgctgttgctgcttCATCCAAGGGTTTTCAGGAATGTTTGGATCGTGCTTACGTTTTCTAGTCTTGTCTGTTAACAGCGTGTTATATAACTGTGACATCCCCTGAGATGTGAGATATTGTGTAATCGTCTGATCAGAATGTGGAGAATCCAATAACCTTAGCAGTGATTCCCTTTCTGCTAGGGTTCGCTTAGCAGccatttcaaatttctttgactCAACTATCAgagcttcttcttcagcaatTTCTGCTGCTGAACGAGAGAGAAGGCGTTGtagatattttttcctctctacttctttttcagcAGAAAAATTTAATGAAGATAGAAGTGGGTTGCTGGGATTGCTTACCTTGAAGTAATTTCTACAGATatgataaaatttttctttgagatcTTCAAGTGTTCGTGATTCATTATAGTTATATCTGTCAAAAATTAAGAACCAACGCAAATCATACTTTTCGCAAAGTTTAAACAAATATATTATTTCCTCAAAGGGCCaattgtttttattttcatccaCCCTTTCATTTGCATGGCTGTCGTTaagattcttttcattctcCAGAAAATCTTGATTTCCTGTTTCATTCATAAAAGATTCGTACTCTTCCTTGGTAAACGATGGAATAGACAGATGCTGATTAAACTTAGAATACGCTGATTCCTTTGGTTCGTCTCCTATTAGTTCTTTGGAACCCTTGACCCAATGGCGTAGAGTCACAAAGCGATTAGCTTTGAACTCCACAAACGACCAAGGGGATGGTTTGGATGTTgaaagcattttttctttgaagttgCTTCCAGACTGAATAACAACAGGAGGTTGATTTTCTCCCAATAGGTTAAATAGTTCCCTTTGCATACCCGT comes from the Saccharomyces kudriavzevii IFO 1802 strain IFO1802 genome assembly, chromosome: 7 genome and includes:
- the SWC4 gene encoding Swc4p (similar to Saccharomyces cerevisiae SWC4 (YGR002C); ancestral locus Anc_4.137); amino-acid sequence: MSSSDIFDVLNIKQKSKSPTNGHTSVLSSSAVSRAKPQVTGMQRELFNLLGENQPPVVIQSGSNFKEKMLSTSKPSPWSFVEFKANRFVTLRHWVKGSKELIGDEPKESAYSKFNQHLSIPSFTKEEYESFMNETGNQDFLENEKNLNDSHANERVDENKNNWPFEEIIYLFKLCEKYDLRWFLIFDRYNYNESRTLEDLKEKFYHICRNYFKVSNPSNPLLSSLNFSAEKEVERKKYLQRLLSRSAAEIAEEEALIVESKKFEMAAKRTLAERESLLRLLDSPHSDQTITQYLTSQGMSQLYNTLLTDKTRKRKHDPNIPENPWMKQQQQFAQHRQLQQMGVKKSDVKESSSPKKTKRQRQEIQTALKRKSESAYAEQLLRDFNSDERKALGVITHGEKLSPGVYLRSTKLSTFKPALQNKILAILQELSLPSRPVMPSHDIVERQEELLKKINTLIDLKKHVDKYEFGRSITK